A stretch of DNA from Bacteroidales bacterium:
TATTTTGTTTAAATTATGCATTAGAACGCTGTTTCCGGGCAGATTGTTCAACATGCAAAAATCATTATTTGATCATTTCTAAGCTTTAACCTTTACTTGCCCCGGTTTCCTGTTGCGCTATGCATGGATTCTCATTTATAACTGTAATCACTTACGATTGATCTATCTTTGCGACCGTTTCAACGGCAATAAATTCCCCAATTGATGAAATTGTTACGATTAGATATTTGTTGTGAAGAGCGCCGAACGTTCCGCCTTCATATGGCCTACTCGATCATCGAGGGATTTGTACTTGCGGTTTTGGCGCTCAATGAGTTTGTTTTCATAAAAAGTATGCTTGGGTCAAATTACCAGGTGGCTGTGCTTTTTCAGTTCAGCATGCTCGTGTTTTTACTGCTGCTTTTTGTCAATGAGTTTTTAAAAAGGATACGCAAACGCAGGGTTTTTCTGCAGTATGTGGGAGTCATCACAAGGCTGCCGCTCATGCTCCTGTTTTTCTTTCCACGATCACCCGAAATGTATCATGGTAGTTCTCTGTATCACCTCATTTTCCTTGGTATTTTTCTTATGTATTCCCTTGCAGCTCCAGTTATCAATCCGACGATTAATTTACTGCTCAGGGCAAATTATAAACATCAGAACTTTGGGAAACTTTACAGTATCGTTACTTCAGTGAATAAAATCGTACTGCTGGTCATCACTTTTTTGTATGGTTTGTTGCTTGATTACGACAATTACGCCTTTGCCTGGGTTTTACCGGTTGCCGCAATTCTCGGCATCTTTTCCATATTTTTATTGTCGAAAATTAACTACACACCACCAGAGGTTATATTGGTAAAGGAAAATATTCGGAAGTCTGTTATGCGTTCAGTATCAAATATGTACCTTATCATAAGGACTAACAAGCCTTACCTGCATTTTGAAGTGAGTTTCATGTTTTATGGCTTTGCTTTTATGCTGACGGCGCCTCTGATGACGATCTTTTTTTACAATGCACTTGACCTCAATTACTCCAGTGTGGCTTTTTACAAGAATGCCTATAACATCCTGGCCATCTTAATGCTTCCATTTTTTGGTAAAATAATCGGAAAAATTGACCCCAGGAAGTTTGGTGTTTTTACCTTTTTATCGCTTGCACTTTATTTGTTTTTCCTGATGATGACACAGTACTTTTCAAATTATGTCGAGTTTTTGGGAATCAAACTCTATTTTACCCTGATCGCTTATGTGCTCTTCCATGGTGTTTTTGCCGGTACGATGGTCCTGCTCTGGAACATTGGTTCGGCTTATTTTGGGAAAGTGGAGGAGGCGGATATTTATCAGTCAACTCATTTGTTCCTGACCGGTGTGCGTGCTCTGTTTGCTCCCCTTTTTGGAATTTGGGTTTATGAAAAATACGGTTTTACTACGGCATTTTCATTCGGTATCATTTTAACATTGGTTGCAGTGGCAATACTCACCTGGTCTTTTAAGTGCCAGCATCATTGACAGGTTGAATGATGGCCTGGGATATTTCAGGCTAACCTCGATTTCATTCACCACCAGTGAGTGATTTTCCACAGTATTTACAATAGAGCGCATCTTCATCATGCGAAACGCTGTGACATTCACTGCATTTGGTTGGGCGGTCTGGTTTATTACCGGCCTTTACTATTTCTGCCGAAATAATGCCGGTGGGAACCGCAATGATTGAATAGCCCAGAATCATAATAAAGGAAGCAAGGAACTGGCCAAGGGGAGTGCTGGGGGTAATATCACCAAAGCCAACGGTTGTCAATGTTATGATGGCCCAATAAATACTTGTAGGAATGCTCGTAAAGCCATTTTCAGGTCCTTCGATTACGTACATCAATGATCCCATGATGACCACTGTAGTAATTAATACTTCAAAAAAGACAATGATTTTGTACCGGCTTTGTTTAAGGGATACGACCAATACATGGGATGCTTTCATGAAACGGGTCAATTTCAAAATCCTGAAAATCCTCAACATCCTCAGAATACGGATTACGCTTAAGTAGTGACTTCCGGCTAATAGGATGCTTACATAGGTCGGTATTACCGAAATAAAATCTATAATGCCGTAAAAGCTGAGTATGTATTTTCGCGGTTTTCGGCTGATGATGATCCGGAAGATGTATTCTACAGAGAAAATTATCGTAAAACACCATTCAAGGAGGTTAAATTCAAGCTTGAATTTTTCACGAAACGAAGGGACACTGTCGAATATGACAACCATAACGCTTAAGACAATTAATATAAGCAGTACCACATCAAATAGCCTGCCTTCCGGTGTGTCAGCATGGAAAACTATCCTGTACCATTGGTCACGCCAGTTTCTTTTGAATTTTTGAGTGCTCATGGCACAAAATTAAATCTTTTCAAAAACCCCAAGTCCAAATAAAGCAAAGTCATATTTCACCGGGTCTTGAGGATTAAATCTTGCCAGGCTGGCTGTGAGTTCTTCAGCAGCCTGCCAGTCATTTGCATTTCGGTTGAGAAGTCCAAGTTTGCGGGCTGCCCGGCCGGAATGGGTGTCGAGTGGGCAAATGAGTTGCGATGGTTTGATTTTATTCCAGATCCCAAAATCCACCCTTGCATCATCTTTTCTAACCATCCATCTCATAAACATATTCAATCGCTTGGCTGAGGCATTTTTTGCAGGATCGGCCACATGTTTTTGAGCACGGTGAACTGGTTGAAAACCAAAAAACCGGTTCCTGAAGTTGATGATCGCCTTCTTTGTGTTTGGTTCAGATGCTGTAAAATTCTTTGTAAAAGCATTCTCCAGCGAAGCGTAGTGCTGATAAATGTTCTTCAAAGCCCAGAGGAAATATTCACAATCCTCGCCATTGAATGTGCGATGAACAAATTTGCGGAAAGGCTTTAAATCTTTCTCCGAAAAGTTCAGGATAAAGTCATGGGGTTGATGATCCATCCAAACCATCAGCTTTTTTGCATTGTTGATGATCGTGACACGCTGTCCCCAGGAAAGGGTTGCTGCAAGGAACCCGGAAATTTCGATATCTTCTTTTTTTGTGAACTGATGTGGGATTGAAATGGGATCGGTTTCAATGAATTGGATAGCATTGTACTGAACCACCTTTTGGTCGAGGTGCAGTTTGAGTTGGTCTGTAGTACTGATACTTTCGGATTTTTCCATGGCATAAAAAAACCTCAAAGTGTTCATATTGAAACTTTGAGGTATGATATTTCTGTAAATCGGCTTTCTTAAAAAGTAATTTGAAGAAGATCAGGCTATTTTCAGTTCAACCGGATTTTCCATTCCTTTTTTCAAGGCGGCTTCGTTCATTGGGATCAACTTGTGGTAGCGCTCCGGAATGGATTTCTGCAAACCGCGAATCACATTTTCGAGTTTCACAATGGGTTTTAATTTAAGAAAAGCTCCCAGTACAATCATATTGAAAATCTTGGTATTTCCCATCTCAGCAGCCAGTTGAGCACCTTCAATCCTGAAGATTTTGATGTCTTTCCGGGTTGGGTGGTGGACAATGCCATTTGGATCGTAGAGAAGCAAACCGCCCGGTTTGACTGTTTTCTCAAACTTGTCCATCGACTGCTGATTGAGAATGATGGCGGTATCGTAAAAGTTGAGGATCGGTGAACTGATCCGTTCGTCGCTGACGATTACGGTGACATTTGCAGTACCGCCGCGCATTTCCGGGCCATAGGATGGCATCCATGATACTTCCTGGTTTTGCATTATTCCGGAATAGGCAAGAATTTTTCCCATGGATAGTACCCCTTGCCCGCCAAAACCTGCGATGATAATTTCTTCTGTCATGTTTTTGTTTGTTTTATATATTGCTTTGCTAATCAATCGTTTTTAATAGATACTTAAAGCAATCTAAGTGCTTTAGGTACTTTTCACCAACGCTCCATCCACTTTAATATCACCCATCGGGTAGAATGGGAACATATTGTCAACCATCCATTGGTTGGCTTTTACCGGAGGTAGTTTCCATCCGGAATTACAGTTTGAAACGATCTCGACGAATGAAAGTCCTTTTTTCTCTTTTTGAACGTCAAATGCTTTTTGAATGGCTTTTTTTGCTTTGCGCACCGCTGCTGGTGTGTGGACAGCCTGGCGTGTAACAAAGTAAGTTCCCGGCAATTGGGCAATCAGTTCGGTGATTTTGAGCGGGTTCCCCATCGAAGGCAGGTCGCGTCCATAGGGGGAGGTAGATGTTTTCATCCCCTCCAACGTAGTTGGCGCCATTTGTCCGCCAGTCATGCCATAAATTCCATTATTGATGAAAATGATAGTAATAAATTCACCCCGGTTACAAGCATGTATGGTTTCGGCGGTTCCGATAGCTGCAAGATCGCCATCACCCTGGTAGGTGAAAACATACTTGTCAGGCCAGATGCGTTTAACGCCGGTGGCCACTGCAGGGGCCCGTCCGTGTGCAGCCTGGATCATGTCGATATTCATGAATTCGTAAGCCAGCACAGAACAACCAACAGGCGCAATGCCAATGGTTTGGGATTGTGCATTCATTTCTTCAATGACCTCCATGATAATCCTGTGTGCTGTGCCATGCCCGCAACCCGGGCAGTACGAAAGCACTTTACCAGTCATAAGATCAGTTTTTTTATACACCAGATTTTCTTCTTTAATGATGTCTTTTATATCCATGATTAACCTCCGATCAATTTTTGTTCTAAAGCTTTCAGCACTTCTTCAGGTGAGTGAATCATACCACCATAACGGCCAAAATGCACTACCCTGACTTTACATTCGACGGCCAGTTTTATATCTTCGATCATCTGACCGGCGCTCATCTCTACCGAAAGGATACCTTTAAGTTTTGGCGCCAATTCAGCAAGAGGTTTTACAGGAAAAGGGAATAAAGTAATTGGTCTCAGCAGCCCGACTTTAATTCCTTTTTCGCGCGCCAGCACAATGGATTTCTGTGAAATACGTGCACTAGAACCGTACGCAACAATGAGGTATTCAGCATCATCAACATCGAAAGTTTCATATCTTACTTCTTCAGCTTCCATCTGACGGTATTTCGATTGCAAATGTATATTGTGCTGCTCTTGCCTGGCCGAGTCAAGATCGAGAGAAGTAATGATATTGTGTTCGCGGGTGATTGGTTTACCGGTAGTTGCCCAGCTGTCATGCATCGAAATAATTTCTTCTGCAGTCCAACGTGGTTTTTGCTCCTTAAGTTCAACTTTTTCCATCATTTGCCCAATCATTCCGTCTGTGAGGATCATAACCGGGTTTCGGTATTTGAAGGCCATTTCGAAACCTAATCCGACAAAATCTGCCATCTCCTGTACTGATGACGGGGCAAGGGTGAAGAGTTTGTAATCTCCGTGCCCGCCTCCCTTGACGGACTGAAAATAGTCTGCCTGTGATGGCTGGATCGTTCCAAGTCCTGGTCCTCCGCGCACAACATTTGCTATGACACAGGGTAATTCTGCTCCTGCAATATAACTGATGCCTTCCTGATAGAGACTGATGCCCGGACTTGATGATGTGGTCAGGACTTTCTTTCCGGTGGAAGCGGCCCCATAAACCATGTTGATGGCTGCAAGCTCACTTTCTGCCTGCAAAACAACCATACCTGTCCGCTCCTCGGGTCTTTCCTGCATCAGGTATTCAAGCACTTCTGACTGAGGCGTGATCGGATAACCGAAATATGCGTCCACACCTTCACGGATAGCTGCTTCGGCTATGGCCTCATTTCCTTTCATTAACTTTAATTCACCCATTTCTTATCTTGATTTAATTCTGATAAATCCGTTATTTTTTTACTTTGTAAACTGTAATAACCCCGTCGGGGCAGACGATAGCGCAATTAGCACAGCCGATGCATGCATCCGGATGGGCCATATATGCGTAGTGATATCCCTTCCCGTTAACCTCTTTTGCCAGTTCGATGACCTGGGTCGGGCAAGAGGGCACGCATACTTCGCAACCCTTGCAGCGTTCCTTGTCAACGACGATAGCTCCTTGAACTTTAGCCATGATCAGATATTTTTTTAGTTGAGAACTGTATTTTAAATGAAACCACGAAATTATACCTTTTCGGTCAATCAAACCCTTTGAAGTCTGATTTCGTGACTAATTTGTAATGATTTTAATCAACTTTTATGGTTTTCATGAAACATTTTCAATCGTGATTCCAGCACCGGAAACTGACTGCGTTGCACCAAGGAAACGCATGCACGGATCCCTTCGTGACGCTCGCTTCCTGTGATGTCGAGAGTGATGGCAGAGATGCCGTAATAAAGCAGCTCATTCAAAAGGTCGGCGCCGGAATAACCGGGATAGGAGAAGGTGAAATAAAACCCGTCGGCAATTGGTTGGTCAATGTCTTTATCATAGACAATCCTGAAACCGTTGTCAATAAATATTTTCTTCATAATCTTCGCCTTTTCGCCATACTCTTTCACGATTTCCACGAAATCAAACTTTCCTTCATTAGCGGCCTTTAAAATGGCAGCCAGAGCATATTGTGATGAATGGTTTGTACCTGAGCTTAGTGAATACATTGTCCCGAAAATCATGGCCACACCGACGTTGTCCGAACGATAGTAACGCAGCAGGTCAGGCGCTTTGGTCTGGAACAATTTGTCGGAGATCACCATCATGCCAATCCGTTCACCTGCATAGCTAAATGCTTTTGAGCTGGAGATCAGTAAAACAAAGTTGTTGGTGTAGTTGGCAACAGATGGCTGATAAGGTGGCTGCCCCGGTTTGGAGTAATCCTTGCGAAAATCCATGGCAAAGTAGGCCAAATCTTCGATAACAATCACATTGTGTTTGTTGGCCAGTTCACCGATTATACGGAGCTCTTGGTCGGTGAAGCAGATCCAGGACGGGTTGTTGGGATTGGAATACAAAATGCTGCAAAAGCGGTTTGTGCTCAGATAAGACTCCAACTTATCGCGAAGCTTTTCACCGCGGTAATCATACACATCGAATGACTCCCATCCTTGTCCCATCACCCTGAGTTGCTGCTTGTGAACCGGAAATCCCGGATCGATGAAAAGCGTTCCCTCGCGCTCTTTATACATCCGGTTTAGTGTCATAAAAGCGGCAAAACTTCCCTGCATTGATCCGACAGTAGGAATACATCCCTCTTCGCTGACATCCACATTCATGAAGTTTTTTACAAATTTTGCGATTTCCTTTTTCAAAGGCAGCACACCGAAAATGTCAGGATAAATGGCAGCCACCCCCCTGTCGAGCGCTTCCTTTTGTGCTTCAACACCAATTTTAACAGGAGGAAGGCCTGGTATCCCCATTTCCATTCTGACAAATTTCTCATTTGTAGCCTTTTCAATCTGGTCAACCAGTTTTTTAATTTCCCGGATGGAGGCGTCACCGATCTTGGGAATCCCGCTTTCTGAGATTATTCTTTTCACAATCTCGTAATTTAGTGGTGTATTCTTCATTGAATCAATACTTTAGTAGAATGAATAAATCGCTTGTTAAGAGAGGAACAAAAATATTAAAAATAAGTACCGAAAAAACCTAAATTTCAGGAATTTTTAGTTTTGTGCTAATTTGTAAAGATTTTAAAAAAGGAGTCAGGGTGGGGGGAAGGGTGAAAGGGCTGTCGTTGTTGTTGACAGACTTCAGGAACTTTTAGGTTGTTATGGTTTTCAATGGCTTAAATTTCACAAAAATCAGATTTTTCTAAATATCCAAACTGCTAATTAATGCCTATCCTCTCATTTATCTCACCGCTAATCTTATCTTCAACAACTTCTCCAGCAATATTTCCATAAAATCCAGTTTAAGCATATTGGCGCCATCAGAGAGTGCTTGCGCAGGGTTAGGATGTGTTTCGATGAAAAGACCATCAGCTCCGACTGCTATTGCTGCTTTAGCCACAGTCTCGATTAGATCAGGGCGTCCACCTGTAACGCCTGCTGGTTGGTTTGGCTGTTGGAGTGAGTGTGTACAATCGAGTATGACCGGAACATTATTTTGCTGCATCACTGGAATCCCCCTGAAATCAATCACCAGGTCCTGGTAGCCAAAAGTAGTTCCTCGTTCTGTTAAAATGATGTTCTCATTGCCTGCGTTTCTGATTTTATCCACTGCGAATTTCATGGCTTCGGGTGAGAGAAACTGCCCTTTCTTGATATTGATCGTCTTACCTGTATTTGCAGCCGCGACGAGTAACTCTGTTTGCCTGCAAAGGAAAGCAGGTATTTGCAAAACATCAACATATCCGGAGGCCAGCTCCGCCTCCCGGCTCGTGTGTATGTCAGTAACCACTGGAATATCGAAGGTTTCACCAACTTTTTTAAGGAGTTCAAGTGCATGCTCATCCCCGATACCTGTGAATGAGTCGGCTTTGGTTCGGTTGGCCTTGCGGTAGGATGCTTTGAAAATAAAAGGGATTTTCAATTGGGTAGTGATGGCAAGTAGTTTTTCGGCAATTTGAAAAGGCATCTGATCATTTTCGATCACGCAGGGTCCAGCCATCAAAAAGAAATTTCCGGAATTGATATGCTTGATTCTTGGGATATTGAGTATAATTTTTTCTTTCATGTCTCATTGGTTTGGTATGTTTTGCAAAAGTCGACAAATAATCAATAACCATATTTTTTACCCCAGCGCTTGTTCAGCCATTTCCTGCTCTCTTCTTCCCGGCTGTTTTTTCCCGGATCATAAAACCGGGTTCCTTTTATTTTCTCGGGCAAAAATTCCTGGTCAATAAAATTATCGTCAAACTGGTGTGCATATTTGTAATCTTTTCCATATCCAATTTCTTTCATCAGGCGGGTAGGGGCATTACGCAGGTGGAGAGGTACAGGCAGGTTTCCGGTTTTTCTCACCAGATCAAGCGCCTCATCTATGGCCAGGTAAGTTGAATTGCTTTTTGCAGAGGTTGCCAGATAAACTGCAGTCTGAGAGAGTATAATCCTCCCTTCGGGCCAGCCTATTTTGTTAATGGCATCAAAGCAGGCATTGGCCAGCAGAAGTGCATTCGGGTTGGCATTTCCAATATCTTCGGAGGCAAGGATCAGCATTCTGCGGGCAATAAATTTAGGGTCTTCGCCACCTTCGATCATGCGTGCAAGCCAATAAACGGCAGCATTGGGATCGCTACCGCGCATCGATTTGATGAATGCTGAAATGATGTCGTAATGCTGTTCACCGGCTTTATCATACAGTGCAAGATTCTGTTGAATTGCCTGTAGAACCGAATCATTGGTAACTTGTACTTCTGTTTGCCCTTTCCCTGAATTTACTTTCACAACCAGCTCGATGGCATTAAAAAGCTTTCGGGCATCTCCTCCTGAAGTTCTGAGCAGGGCTTCATTTTCGATGATTTTGATCTTGTTCCCGGTAGCTGTTTCGAGTTTTTCAACCGCCAGTTTTAATAATAGCTCAAGGTGCTGCTTTTCCAGCGATCGCAGGATATAGACCTGGCAACGTGAAAGTAGCGGGGAGATGACTTCAAAAGAAGGATTTTCTGTTGTGGCGCCAATCAGTGTGATGATACCGGTTTCCACGGCGCCCAACAAAGAATCCTGCTGTGATTTGCTGAACCGGTGGATTTCGTCGATAAACAGGATGGCATTTTGTTCGGAGCGTGCACGTTCAATGACTTCTCTGACTTCCTTAACCCCTGAACTGACAGCACTTAAGGTATAAAATGGCCGGTTAAGGGTATTTGAAATAATAAAGGCTAAAGTTGTCTTTCCCACACCTGGAGGACCCCAAAGTATCATCGAAGGGATATTCCCTGATTCGATGCTCCTCCGAAGAATGGCATTTTGACCCAGTAAATGCTCCTGGCCAATGTAACCTTCGAGGGTTGCAGGTCTGAGCATTTCAGCGAGTGGTTTTTGTTGTTGCACTACTCGTCAATGGTTTCGATTACTGTCCCTGCTTCGTTGTACTTCAGCGTTTTCTTATCCGTCACTCCGCCTGCTCCATCGTAGTAAATAAAGCTCTCGCTGACCAGGTCATCACCCACCCAGTTGTAGTTAATCTTGTAAGTTGGGAAACCTTGCTTGTTCGACGTCACATCTTCAATTACCTTGCCTTCAGCGTTGTGTTTATATACATTTTTTGCCCATGAAGTTTCGTTTCCGTTCTCATCATAACCAATAAAAAGATTCTCAATTTTCCAGTCTTTGTCGTTGTATTTGATGTAGTTAACATTCGACATCACCGGTCTTTCATCAGGTGTAAATTGATAAAACCTTTGCTCAACCCTTCGCTGACGTTCGTCGTAACGATAGGTGTAACGGTTTTTACGGCTGATGTTTCCCTGGTTATCATAGTCGTTTTCAGTCCGTTCAATAAGATTACCGTTTTGGTCAAATTTGTCCACGATGGATTCGCGTTTCGCTTTCCCCCGATCGAACTTGTTGGCAAATCCTGGTTTAGCATCCGTTTTCATCACATTTTGCTGAACTCCGGAACTATTTGTTTTTGATGGAGGAACAATCACCTGTGATTCTCCATTTTCACCTTGTTTATCTTTATTTCCAGTGCAATTGGCTAACAGGAGTACCGGTACAAGAAGTAATAAAAATTTGATCATCTTCATATCATTAAAACTTTAGATTAACATTTTAAAACCATGAAAATAATTAACGATAGTTTGTCATTTGAGGTATTTATTCAAATAAAATTGGGTATAGTCGCAAGCAAAACTGAACTTTTTCCTGACACCTGCCAGGATGCAAATTTCCGAATTTTTATCGAATGAAAAAGTTGATAAGCGCCTACATAATGTTAGCAAGAGAACACCCTGAATCTGATTTTCAACTTTAAGAGTTTTCTGGCAGAGACTAAATACCAATTAAGAATAACTATTGGCAGGAAATCCACATGCCGGGAGCTTTTTCTGAATTCTAAAAGCGAAATTGAAGCCCTATTTTAAACTAAAAAACTCATCGAGATTGTAACCCTCGCGAGTGAGTGATTTGCGATGCTGAATGTAAAAATCCCGGATTGTATTGATAGAAGTAGCAAAGGTGACGCCGTAATTGATGTTTTTCACGCGTGTGACAAAAAGATCACCTTCATAAGGCAAATTGGGGTTATAGGTTTCCTGGTGGCTTTCCTTTTCTGGTCTGATGATGTTACTGAATGTTGCTGAGGCCGATTTGGCGATTCCGACCAGCTCAAAAAGCTGATCATTTTCACTGAGGGCAAGAATCAGACTGCCGCTTCCTCCTGGGTTAAAGGTGGCATCTACAATAAAATCGCCACTTGTCGAAGGATTGGGGTTGCCAACCACTGCCCTTGTCAGCATCTGGTGACCGCCTGGAAATCCCATAAGATAAACAGGTGTGCCCCAGTGTAGTGCGTTTGCATTGCCCACTAAATACCTGAACGCCTGTACGTCAGCTGCATCGCTGGGAGAATCGCTGCCCAGGAAGGCCACATCGGGCTTTTGGTCGATGGCGAGGATACGCAACAGAATGTTGGTTTCATTATCTCTGATAAAATTCATCTGTGTTTTTTTAATCGCAATGCTTTCGATAATACCCTCTCTTGAATTGCTGGCGTAAAAAGAGATGACTGTATCAGGGTTTGAGACAATGTGTGCACAGGTGAGAAGTACCATTCCATAGCGGTTGTTTTGCAAAACAGTAGCTGTACCATGCACCGATTCATTAAAAGCCGTTCGCCTTGCATTGCTCCGTTTCAGGTTGATCTGACTGAGTTTTTCCCTGTTCATCTTGTCCGATTCATCAAAATGGTAAACATCGTACTCCACAATACAAAAGAGCTTTTTCACACTCCCGGCAATCTGATCCATATCAACAGAGGCCATTTTTATGGGCAATTCGCTGTGATACTGATCTTCATGGGTTACTGGAATAGCTTTTTGCAAAGCACTTTGACGGCATCCAATAAATGAAAGCAGTGTCAAAGCAATCAGGAAAAATGTTAGAGACCAGCGGAGATTCATGTTGGAGATAATGTTGAACATTTGATTTTAATCGATCAATTCTTTGATATCATTAACGTTAAGATGTTTAATCGGATTATCTGACCGAATAAACATTTCACTCAGTCGCGACTTTTTTTGTTGCAACCTAAGGATTTTTTCTTCGATTGTCCCGAGTGTAATGTAACGGTAAGCAAACACATGGCTGGACTGCCCGATGCGGTGCGAACGGCTGATGGCCTGCAGTTCCACGGCCGGATTCCACCAGGGTTCGAGCAGAAACACATAACCCGCCTGCGTTAGATTAAGCCCAACACCACCGGCTTTAATTGAAATTAAAAAAACATTCCGCGAAGATTCCTTTTGAAATCGCGTGATCACTTCCTCCCGGTTTTGTGTTTTGCCGGTAAGCATGCTGAATCCGATGTTGTTTTCGATGAAATATGCAGCGAAAATTTCAAGATGCCTGACGAAGGACGAGAACACCAGTACTTTATGTCCACCGCTGACCAAGGTTTCGATGTTACGGATTACTTCGCCAAATTTCCCCGAACCATACTTATAATCTGGATTTATCAGGATTGGGTGGTTAGCTATTTGCCGAAGTCTGGTAAGCGCCTGCAACACGACGATAGCAGCATTTGATGAGCCCTCCCGCTCTATACTTTCAAGGATATAATTGCGGATGCTTGATTTTTCTTCAAGATAAAATTTTTGCTGCTCTGTTGTCATTTCGCAGAAAATGAAATCCTCAATCAGGTCGGGCAATTCTTTCTCAACCTCAGCTTTTGTCCGGCGAAGAATCATTGGTCTGATGAGTGTTTGTAACTTTTCGAGCCGCTCTTTGTCCCCGTTTTTTTCAATAGGGTTAGCGAAGTAGCGTTTAAAAAATGCCTGGTCGCCGAGAAGTCCCCGGTTGAGAAAGTTCATCTGCGACCATAGGTCGGTGAGATTGTTTTCAATAGGTGTGCCGCTTAGGGTAATTTTAAAGCTGGAATTGAGTTTCAGCACACTGCGTGCAATTTTTGACTGTGGGTTTTTGATGATTTGGCTTTCATCAAGGATAATGTAGTCAAAATTAAAAGCTTCCAACTCTTTCAGATCATTCCGGATTGTACCGTAAGTAGTGAGGATCAGGTTTACCTGATTAAATTTCTCGACCAGATCAAATCGCTGCGGGCCGGTGTAATTTAAGTACATCAGACCAGGTGCAAACTTATTTATTTCATTCACCCAGTTATGGATTAACGAGGCTGGCATGACGACCAGCGATGGCTTTGCAATAAATTGACCAGGCTCCGGATCAGAAAATAAAACCAGCTGCCCCCGACTTGTTGCCGTGGGTAATATTTTTTGCTGCCCATGCAATTCATTTTTCCGCTGCAAAAGCAGGGTAATGGTTTGCAAAGTTTTACCCAATCCCATATCGTCGGCAAGACAGCCCCCAAGCCGGTATTTCTTTAAAAATTCAAACCATTGAAATCCTTCCTTTTGATACGATCGCAATTCGACTTTCAACCCTTCAGGAATCTGTGGTTTTTTAGCCAACATTTTCCTGCCTATCTCTTCAAGTGTGACAATACTCTGCTTCAGTTTTTCGTCAAAAGCCTCCTGAACAAGCGACGTTCGTGTTTTGTGAACCCGAATTCCGTTTTTGGTTTTTACACCGAACGTTACTAATCCTGTATATTTGACAAACCATTCCTCAGGCAAAATAGCGATGCGTCC
This window harbors:
- a CDS encoding pyridoxal phosphate-dependent aminotransferase — translated: MKNTPLNYEIVKRIISESGIPKIGDASIREIKKLVDQIEKATNEKFVRMEMGIPGLPPVKIGVEAQKEALDRGVAAIYPDIFGVLPLKKEIAKFVKNFMNVDVSEEGCIPTVGSMQGSFAAFMTLNRMYKEREGTLFIDPGFPVHKQQLRVMGQGWESFDVYDYRGEKLRDKLESYLSTNRFCSILYSNPNNPSWICFTDQELRIIGELANKHNVIVIEDLAYFAMDFRKDYSKPGQPPYQPSVANYTNNFVLLISSSKAFSYAGERIGMMVISDKLFQTKAPDLLRYYRSDNVGVAMIFGTMYSLSSGTNHSSQYALAAILKAANEGKFDFVEIVKEYGEKAKIMKKIFIDNGFRIVYDKDIDQPIADGFYFTFSYPGYSGADLLNELLYYGISAITLDITGSERHEGIRACVSLVQRSQFPVLESRLKMFHENHKS
- the kdsA gene encoding 3-deoxy-8-phosphooctulonate synthase, encoding MKEKIILNIPRIKHINSGNFFLMAGPCVIENDQMPFQIAEKLLAITTQLKIPFIFKASYRKANRTKADSFTGIGDEHALELLKKVGETFDIPVVTDIHTSREAELASGYVDVLQIPAFLCRQTELLVAAANTGKTINIKKGQFLSPEAMKFAVDKIRNAGNENIILTERGTTFGYQDLVIDFRGIPVMQQNNVPVILDCTHSLQQPNQPAGVTGGRPDLIETVAKAAIAVGADGLFIETHPNPAQALSDGANMLKLDFMEILLEKLLKIRLAVR
- a CDS encoding replication-associated recombination protein A; this encodes MLRPATLEGYIGQEHLLGQNAILRRSIESGNIPSMILWGPPGVGKTTLAFIISNTLNRPFYTLSAVSSGVKEVREVIERARSEQNAILFIDEIHRFSKSQQDSLLGAVETGIITLIGATTENPSFEVISPLLSRCQVYILRSLEKQHLELLLKLAVEKLETATGNKIKIIENEALLRTSGGDARKLFNAIELVVKVNSGKGQTEVQVTNDSVLQAIQQNLALYDKAGEQHYDIISAFIKSMRGSDPNAAVYWLARMIEGGEDPKFIARRMLILASEDIGNANPNALLLANACFDAINKIGWPEGRIILSQTAVYLATSAKSNSTYLAIDEALDLVRKTGNLPVPLHLRNAPTRLMKEIGYGKDYKYAHQFDDNFIDQEFLPEKIKGTRFYDPGKNSREEESRKWLNKRWGKKYGY
- a CDS encoding trypsin-like peptidase domain-containing protein, which produces MFNIISNMNLRWSLTFFLIALTLLSFIGCRQSALQKAIPVTHEDQYHSELPIKMASVDMDQIAGSVKKLFCIVEYDVYHFDESDKMNREKLSQINLKRSNARRTAFNESVHGTATVLQNNRYGMVLLTCAHIVSNPDTVISFYASNSREGIIESIAIKKTQMNFIRDNETNILLRILAIDQKPDVAFLGSDSPSDAADVQAFRYLVGNANALHWGTPVYLMGFPGGHQMLTRAVVGNPNPSTSGDFIVDATFNPGGSGSLILALSENDQLFELVGIAKSASATFSNIIRPEKESHQETYNPNLPYEGDLFVTRVKNINYGVTFATSINTIRDFYIQHRKSLTREGYNLDEFFSLK